In one Ktedonobacteraceae bacterium genomic region, the following are encoded:
- a CDS encoding response regulator — MNIALLEDNPAVLDYMSTALRMAGHNVSTHVESSSLLAALFHPAGVCSPLPYDLVIVDLLLPGDMSGVEAIHRIRQSIPPDTLPIVIVSACSQYELAQVKARFPHIPMLRKPFKMSKLLQTINQLKPV, encoded by the coding sequence TGCTCGAAGATAACCCTGCCGTTCTCGATTACATGTCTACTGCTTTGCGTATGGCCGGCCATAACGTCTCCACACATGTCGAGAGTTCCTCGCTCCTCGCCGCTCTCTTTCACCCGGCAGGCGTTTGCTCACCGCTGCCCTATGACCTCGTTATCGTTGATCTGCTGCTGCCGGGCGATATGTCTGGGGTCGAGGCCATCCATCGCATTCGTCAAAGCATCCCGCCAGACACGTTGCCTATCGTCATTGTTTCGGCTTGCAGCCAGTATGAGTTGGCGCAGGTCAAAGCACGCTTCCCTCATATTCCCATGTTGCGCAAACCTTTTAAAATGAGCAAACTCTTGCAAACCATTAACCAGCTAAAGCCTGTCTGA